The following coding sequences lie in one Stigmatella aurantiaca genomic window:
- a CDS encoding NADP-dependent oxidoreductase, which translates to MAKELKGRAIHLKSRPQGEPTAANFELVETAVPEPAEGQILVCNLFMSVDPYMRGRMNDVKSYVPPFQVGQPLDGGVVGQVVHSKALGYEEGDFVTGMGGWREYHVAPANQYMKVDPGVGSLSAYLGVLGMPGMTAYVGLLDLGKPQAGETVFVSGAAGAVGGLVGQIAKLKGCRVVGSAGSAEKVKHLREELGFDDAFNYKDGPVAQTLERTCPGGIDVYFDNVGGEHLEASIGKMNNYGRIVLCGAISQYNATAPAPGPRNLMLAVGRRLTLQGFIISDERHMERRPDFLRDVGGWLREKKVKEVETVVEGLDKAPEAFIGLLRGHNTGKMVVKLASPV; encoded by the coding sequence ATGGCCAAGGAACTCAAAGGGCGTGCAATCCACCTGAAGTCCCGTCCGCAGGGCGAGCCCACCGCCGCCAACTTCGAGCTGGTGGAGACCGCCGTCCCCGAGCCCGCCGAGGGGCAGATCCTCGTGTGCAACCTGTTCATGTCCGTGGACCCGTACATGCGCGGGCGCATGAACGACGTGAAGTCCTACGTGCCCCCCTTCCAGGTGGGCCAGCCGCTGGACGGGGGCGTGGTGGGCCAGGTGGTCCACTCCAAGGCGCTGGGCTACGAGGAGGGGGACTTCGTCACCGGCATGGGCGGCTGGCGCGAGTACCACGTCGCCCCGGCCAACCAGTACATGAAGGTGGACCCGGGCGTGGGCTCGCTGTCCGCGTACCTGGGCGTGCTCGGCATGCCGGGCATGACGGCGTACGTGGGGCTGCTGGATCTCGGCAAGCCCCAGGCCGGCGAGACGGTGTTCGTCTCCGGCGCGGCCGGCGCGGTGGGCGGCCTGGTGGGGCAGATCGCCAAGCTCAAGGGCTGCCGGGTGGTGGGCAGCGCGGGCTCCGCGGAGAAGGTGAAGCACCTGCGCGAGGAGCTCGGCTTCGATGACGCCTTCAACTACAAGGACGGCCCGGTGGCGCAGACCCTGGAGCGCACCTGCCCCGGCGGCATCGACGTCTACTTCGACAACGTGGGCGGCGAGCACCTGGAGGCCTCCATCGGGAAGATGAACAACTACGGGCGCATCGTCCTGTGTGGCGCCATCTCCCAGTACAACGCCACGGCGCCCGCGCCCGGCCCCCGCAACCTCATGCTGGCCGTGGGCCGGCGCCTCACGCTCCAGGGCTTCATCATCAGCGACGAGCGCCACATGGAGCGGCGCCCGGACTTCCTGCGCGATGTGGGCGGCTGGCTGCGCGAGAAGAAGGTGAAGGAGGTGGAGACGGTGGTGGAGGGGCTGGACAAGGCGCCCGAGGCCTTCATCGGCCTGCTGCGGGGCCACAACACCGGGAAGATGGTGGTGAAGCTGGCCTCCCCCGTCTGA
- a CDS encoding glycosyl hydrolase family 18 protein, protein MARFVSPFRHLVFGAACLSALAACSGPMDAPTEEPTATQEQPALATKVVGYFPSWAGDVNAIQYDKLSHINYAFIVPTAQGGLTGPSSSDSRLRSLVSAAHARGVKVSIAVGGWNNGNDSGFEQLAANPSTRTAFVNNLVNYVNQAGLDGVDIDWEYPDPGTSATNFAALMRELSTAMHSRGKLLTAAVVANGYTGGGVPTATFADVDFLNIMAYDGGQPHSTYTYAVQSLDYWLGRGLPKEKAVLGVPFYGRSPSTYEGYKSLVARDSQAPYKDNVGDVYYNGIATIQSKTTLGMQRGGGVMIWDISDDATGSASLLTAIYQRAQGTTPPVTGNLLANAGFENGNLSSWNSEWHNAALAHKVDTDTVYAGSYKLTHYASAAYQQVTGQSLSVTNGTYRASVWARSSGGQRALRLYAKNHGGAELTAEVGSGAVTGWTKYTISNIPVTTGAVEIGVYSDANAQNWSAFDQFELVKQ, encoded by the coding sequence TTGGCCCGCTTCGTCTCCCCGTTTCGACACCTGGTCTTTGGCGCCGCTTGCCTGAGCGCGCTGGCGGCCTGCTCCGGACCGATGGACGCTCCCACCGAGGAGCCCACGGCCACGCAGGAGCAGCCCGCGCTCGCCACCAAGGTGGTGGGCTACTTCCCCAGCTGGGCCGGCGACGTCAACGCCATCCAGTACGACAAGCTCTCCCACATCAACTACGCCTTCATCGTCCCCACCGCGCAGGGTGGGCTGACCGGGCCCAGCAGCAGCGACAGCCGGCTCCGCTCGCTGGTGTCCGCGGCGCACGCCCGGGGCGTCAAGGTCTCCATCGCCGTGGGCGGATGGAACAACGGCAATGACTCGGGCTTCGAGCAGCTGGCCGCCAACCCCAGCACCCGCACGGCCTTCGTCAACAACCTGGTGAACTACGTGAACCAGGCCGGGCTGGACGGCGTGGACATCGACTGGGAGTACCCGGATCCGGGCACCTCGGCGACCAACTTCGCGGCGCTGATGCGCGAGCTGTCCACCGCGATGCACAGCCGCGGCAAGCTGCTTACCGCCGCCGTGGTGGCCAACGGCTACACGGGCGGCGGCGTCCCCACGGCCACCTTCGCCGACGTGGATTTCCTCAACATCATGGCCTACGACGGCGGCCAGCCGCACTCGACGTACACCTACGCCGTCCAGTCGCTGGACTACTGGCTGGGCCGCGGCCTCCCCAAGGAGAAGGCCGTGCTGGGCGTGCCGTTCTACGGCCGCTCGCCGTCCACCTACGAGGGCTACAAGTCCCTGGTCGCCCGTGACTCGCAGGCGCCCTACAAGGACAACGTCGGCGACGTCTATTACAACGGCATCGCCACCATCCAGTCGAAGACCACGCTCGGGATGCAGCGCGGCGGCGGCGTGATGATCTGGGACATCTCGGATGACGCCACCGGCAGCGCCTCGCTGCTGACCGCCATCTACCAGCGGGCGCAGGGCACCACGCCCCCGGTGACGGGCAACCTGCTGGCCAACGCCGGCTTCGAGAACGGCAACCTGTCGAGCTGGAACTCCGAGTGGCACAACGCCGCGCTGGCGCACAAGGTGGACACGGACACCGTCTACGCGGGCAGCTACAAGCTCACCCACTACGCCTCCGCGGCCTACCAGCAGGTGACGGGCCAGTCGCTGTCCGTGACCAACGGCACCTACCGCGCCAGCGTCTGGGCCCGCTCCAGCGGCGGCCAGCGCGCGCTGCGCCTGTATGCCAAGAACCACGGCGGCGCCGAGCTGACCGCGGAGGTCGGCTCCGGCGCGGTGACGGGGTGGACGAAGTACACCATCAGCAACATCCCGGTCACCACGGGCGCCGTCGAAATCGGCGTCTACAGCGACGCCAACGCGCAGAACTGGTCGGCCTTCGATCAGTTCGAGCTCGTCAAGCAGTAA
- a CDS encoding glycoside hydrolase family 30 beta sandwich domain-containing protein, with translation MNSLTTWKRRAASALALGTLAAGTAASAAPTAQVIWSSEKNPGNGSWFSGPSSIPYALSPQANIALTSPTTTQATTLAVDPAVQYQTMLGIGTSMEESTIYNLSRMSLAKRTEVLKQLLDPATGAGINLLRITFGASDFTARAFYTYDDRPAGQTDPNLTYFSIQKDIDYNIISTLKQALAVNPNLKIFASPWSPPAWMKDNGSLIGGKLLTQHIPTLAVYYRKAIQAYQQQGIPIYAMTVQNEPLYTAPDYPSTSVSPAQSKQLTLALKNELNAHGLSTRIWAYDHNFDSAWSYVPTLLDDAASNAAVDGVAFHDYAGEPSVMTEVRNAYPNKNILMTERAVWGTAGADRMAQYFRNWAAGYNSWVTMLDSNIQPEKWTGTPGPTMLIQSASAPDTYWALPEYYLLGQYSKYVKAGAKRISSSYGSASTVTNVSFLNPDNTVVSVVINQTAASQRFKLSSDGWELLATLPAKTVGTYVWTREAGPTPTNLLTDPGFENGNLSAWNSEWHSAELAHKVDTDTVYTGNYKLTHYSAATYQQLTGQTKGVANGTYRAGVWVRSSGGQRALRLYAKNHGGAELTAEIGTGAVTGWTKYTINNIPVTTGTVEIGVYSDANGQNWAAFDQFELVKQ, from the coding sequence ATGAATTCTCTGACGACGTGGAAGCGCCGGGCGGCTTCGGCCCTGGCCCTGGGCACCCTCGCCGCGGGAACGGCCGCTTCGGCCGCCCCCACCGCGCAGGTCATCTGGAGCTCCGAGAAGAACCCGGGCAACGGCAGCTGGTTCAGCGGGCCCTCCTCCATTCCCTACGCCCTGAGCCCGCAGGCCAACATCGCCCTGACGAGCCCCACCACCACGCAGGCCACGACGCTCGCGGTGGACCCCGCGGTGCAGTACCAGACCATGCTGGGCATCGGCACCTCGATGGAGGAGTCGACCATCTACAACCTGTCGCGCATGTCCCTGGCGAAGCGGACCGAGGTGCTCAAGCAGCTGTTGGATCCCGCCACCGGCGCGGGCATCAACCTGCTGCGCATCACCTTCGGGGCCTCTGACTTCACCGCGCGCGCCTTCTACACGTACGACGACCGGCCCGCGGGACAGACGGACCCCAACCTCACGTACTTCTCGATCCAGAAGGACATCGACTACAACATCATCTCGACGCTCAAGCAGGCGCTGGCGGTCAACCCCAACCTGAAGATCTTCGCCAGCCCCTGGAGCCCGCCGGCCTGGATGAAGGACAACGGCAGCCTCATCGGCGGCAAGCTGCTGACGCAGCACATCCCCACCCTGGCGGTGTACTACCGCAAGGCCATCCAGGCCTACCAGCAGCAGGGCATCCCCATCTACGCGATGACGGTCCAGAACGAGCCCCTGTACACGGCCCCGGACTACCCCAGCACGTCGGTGAGCCCCGCGCAGTCCAAGCAGCTCACGCTCGCGCTGAAGAACGAGCTGAACGCGCACGGGCTGAGCACGCGCATCTGGGCGTATGACCACAACTTCGACTCGGCCTGGTCCTACGTGCCCACCCTCCTGGATGACGCCGCGTCGAACGCGGCGGTGGATGGCGTGGCCTTCCACGACTACGCGGGCGAGCCCAGCGTCATGACCGAGGTGCGCAACGCCTACCCGAACAAGAACATCCTGATGACCGAGCGCGCCGTGTGGGGCACGGCGGGCGCGGACCGGATGGCGCAGTACTTCCGCAACTGGGCGGCCGGGTACAACTCCTGGGTGACGATGCTGGACAGCAACATCCAGCCGGAGAAGTGGACCGGAACCCCGGGCCCCACGATGCTCATCCAGAGCGCCTCCGCGCCTGACACGTACTGGGCGCTGCCCGAGTACTACCTTCTCGGCCAGTACTCGAAGTACGTGAAGGCGGGTGCCAAGCGCATCTCCAGCAGCTACGGCTCGGCCAGCACCGTGACGAACGTGTCCTTCCTCAACCCGGACAACACGGTGGTGTCCGTCGTCATCAACCAGACCGCCGCGAGCCAGCGCTTCAAGCTGTCCTCGGATGGGTGGGAGTTGCTCGCCACGCTGCCGGCGAAGACGGTGGGCACGTACGTCTGGACGCGCGAGGCCGGCCCCACGCCCACGAACCTGCTCACCGACCCCGGCTTCGAGAACGGCAACCTGTCGGCCTGGAACTCCGAGTGGCACAGCGCGGAGCTGGCCCACAAGGTGGACACGGACACCGTGTACACGGGCAACTACAAGCTCACCCACTACTCGGCCGCCACCTACCAGCAGCTCACCGGCCAGACGAAGGGCGTGGCCAACGGTACCTACCGCGCCGGTGTCTGGGTCCGCTCCAGCGGCGGCCAGCGCGCGCTGCGCCTGTATGCCAAGAACCACGGCGGCGCCGAGCTGACCGCGGAGATCGGCACGGGCGCGGTGACGGGGTGGACGAAGTACACCATCAACAACATCCCGGTCACCACGGGCACCGTCGAAATCGGCGTCTACAGCGACGCCAACGGTCAGAACTGGGCGGCCTTCGACCAGTTCGAGCTCGTCAAGCAGTAG
- a CDS encoding ammonium transporter, translating into MKKGWAVAVLAVLAVLGAFVTPAAQVKQGGPINAADTAWILTATALVLLMTPGLSFFYGGMVRLKNVVSTLLQSYMAMAVITLMWVVVGFSLCFGDSFHGLIGDPRTFFMFSGVGGETHPDLAPTIPLMLFALFQLKFAIITPALITGAFAERVRFKAYVLFMVLFSLFIYAPLAHWTWHPEGFLRKWGVLDFAGGTVVHMSAGFAALAGALVLGRRKVHVENTPHTPANLPFVLLGTGMLWFGWFGFNAGSALSASSLATLAFATTNTASASAMLTWMAFDWMRGRKPNALGACVGAVVGLVAVTPAAGFITVGQSILVGFVASVVSNAAAHFKSRTALDDTLDVFPCHGLGGVVGMVLTGVLAKDVGLITGKTDTFLMHLLALGIVTVFSFAGSYLLYKVVNLIVPLRVTQAQEEEGLDLSQHGETVGETAVAAAAPEASPALKAEAPTPERSVPVPA; encoded by the coding sequence ATGAAGAAGGGGTGGGCGGTAGCGGTCCTGGCGGTCCTGGCGGTCCTGGGCGCATTCGTGACACCGGCGGCCCAGGTGAAGCAGGGAGGACCCATCAACGCGGCCGACACGGCCTGGATCCTCACCGCCACGGCGCTCGTGCTGTTGATGACGCCCGGGCTGTCGTTCTTCTACGGCGGCATGGTGCGGCTGAAGAACGTCGTGTCCACGCTGCTCCAGAGCTACATGGCCATGGCCGTCATCACCCTGATGTGGGTGGTGGTGGGCTTCAGCCTGTGCTTCGGTGACAGCTTCCACGGCCTCATCGGAGACCCCCGGACGTTCTTCATGTTCAGCGGCGTGGGCGGGGAGACGCACCCGGACCTGGCGCCCACCATCCCGCTGATGCTCTTCGCGCTGTTCCAGCTGAAGTTCGCCATCATCACCCCGGCGCTCATCACCGGCGCGTTCGCCGAGCGCGTGCGCTTCAAGGCGTACGTCCTCTTCATGGTGCTCTTCAGCCTGTTCATCTACGCGCCGCTGGCGCACTGGACGTGGCACCCGGAGGGCTTCCTGCGCAAGTGGGGCGTGCTCGACTTCGCGGGCGGCACGGTGGTGCACATGTCCGCGGGCTTCGCGGCGCTGGCCGGCGCCCTGGTGCTGGGCCGCCGCAAGGTGCACGTGGAGAACACCCCCCACACGCCCGCCAACCTCCCGTTCGTCCTGCTGGGCACGGGCATGCTGTGGTTCGGCTGGTTCGGCTTCAACGCGGGCTCGGCGCTGTCCGCCTCGTCGCTGGCCACGCTCGCCTTCGCCACCACCAACACCGCCTCGGCCTCCGCCATGCTCACGTGGATGGCCTTCGACTGGATGCGCGGCCGCAAGCCGAACGCCCTGGGCGCCTGCGTGGGCGCGGTGGTGGGCCTGGTGGCCGTGACGCCCGCGGCCGGCTTCATCACCGTGGGCCAGAGCATCCTGGTGGGCTTCGTGGCCAGCGTCGTCAGCAACGCCGCGGCGCACTTCAAGAGCCGCACCGCGCTGGATGACACCCTGGATGTGTTCCCCTGCCACGGCCTGGGCGGCGTGGTGGGCATGGTGCTCACCGGCGTGCTGGCCAAGGACGTGGGCCTCATCACCGGCAAGACGGACACCTTCCTGATGCACCTGCTCGCGCTGGGCATCGTCACCGTCTTCTCCTTCGCGGGCTCCTACCTCCTCTACAAGGTGGTCAACCTCATCGTTCCGCTGCGCGTCACGCAGGCGCAGGAGGAGGAAGGGTTGGATCTCAGCCAGCACGGGGAGACCGTGGGCGAGACGGCCGTGGCCGCCGCCGCGCCCGAGGCTTCCCCGGCCCTCAAGGCCGAGGCGCCCACCCCGGAGCGCTCTGTTCCAGTCCCGGCGTAG
- the carB gene encoding carbamoyl-phosphate synthase large subunit yields the protein MPKRSDIRKVLVIGSGPIIIGQAVEFDYSGTQAIKALRDEGVEVVLLNSNPATVMTDPEFAHRTYIEPISVESAEKILAAERPDSLLPTMGGQTALNLAKALAEQGILEKYGVRLIGASLEAINKAEDRQLFKAAMQKIGVALPKSGYAKTLDEALALVEEIGFPAIIRPSFTLGGTGGGIAYNREEYETICRSGLKASPTSTILVEESVLGWKEYELEVVRDSADNVIIVCSIENLDPMGVHTGDSITVAPSQTLTDREYQRMRQASLAIIREIGVETGGSNIQFGIHPRDGRMVVIEMNPRVSRSSALASKATGYPIAKVAAKLALGYTLDELRNDITRDTPASFEPTIDYVVVKIPRFAFEKFPKANRTLTTSMRSVGEVMAMGRTFTEAYMKALRSMELGRLELESPELPTEKEEREKVLREALRVPRPERPWFVAQAFREGLSVEQVHELSAIDPWFLRKIEGLVHRAQALQEFGRLDQIPDEVLREAKANGFSDKYLGQLLGYPEAEVRAHRHARGIRPVYKRVDTCAAEFEAYTPYLYSTYEEEDEAPPTERQKVLILGSGPIRIGQGIEFDYCCVHAAFALREAGYETVMVNCNPETVSTDYDTSDRLYFEPLTIEDVLEVSQREKPIGAIVQFGGQTPLKLSVPLEKGGLPILGTSPDAIDRAEDRERFAALIEKLGLTQPENGVARSHEEAFRIAERIGYPVMVRPSYVLGGRAMESVYDASSLERYMREAVSASPEHPVLIDRFLKDAIEVDLDLVADRTGAVLVGGVLEHIQEAGVHSGDAAATLPPHSLSPDLVERMKDQATSLARELKVVGLMNVQFAIQGKIIYILEVNPRASRTVPFISKATGVPLAKLAALCMVGKTLAELGHTQETEFKHVAVKESVFPFARFSGVDVILGPEMKSTGEVMGLADDYPSAFAKSQLAAGVKLPRSGRVFISVKDEDKPAVVDLARRLRTMGFELVATSGTHAYLAKKGILAQQVQKVKEGRPNIVDKIVDGAIVLVINTTFGKQEIADSFSIRREALMHGIPYYTTVQQARMVVGALEALRRSDLSVKPLQDYLQIARSPSR from the coding sequence ATGCCCAAACGAAGTGATATCCGCAAGGTTCTCGTCATTGGCTCGGGCCCGATCATCATCGGGCAGGCCGTCGAGTTTGATTACTCCGGCACTCAGGCCATCAAGGCCTTGAGGGACGAAGGGGTGGAGGTGGTGCTGCTCAACAGCAACCCCGCCACGGTGATGACGGACCCTGAGTTCGCCCACCGCACCTATATCGAGCCCATCTCGGTGGAGTCCGCCGAGAAGATCCTCGCCGCCGAGCGGCCGGACTCGTTGCTGCCCACCATGGGCGGGCAGACGGCGCTCAACCTGGCCAAGGCGCTGGCCGAGCAGGGCATCCTGGAGAAGTACGGGGTGAGGCTCATCGGCGCCTCGCTGGAGGCCATCAACAAGGCCGAGGACCGCCAGCTCTTCAAGGCCGCCATGCAGAAGATCGGCGTGGCGCTGCCCAAGAGCGGCTACGCGAAGACGCTCGACGAGGCCCTGGCGCTCGTGGAGGAGATCGGTTTCCCGGCCATCATCCGGCCCTCGTTCACCCTGGGCGGCACCGGCGGCGGCATCGCCTACAACCGCGAGGAGTACGAGACCATCTGCCGCTCGGGCCTCAAGGCGAGCCCCACCTCCACCATCCTGGTCGAGGAGAGCGTGCTGGGCTGGAAGGAGTACGAGCTGGAGGTGGTCCGCGACTCGGCGGACAACGTCATCATCGTCTGCTCCATCGAGAACCTGGATCCGATGGGCGTCCACACGGGCGACTCCATCACCGTGGCCCCCTCGCAGACGCTCACCGACCGCGAGTACCAGCGGATGCGGCAGGCCTCGCTGGCCATCATCCGGGAGATCGGCGTCGAGACGGGCGGCTCCAACATCCAGTTCGGCATCCACCCGCGCGATGGCCGCATGGTCGTCATCGAGATGAACCCGCGCGTGTCGCGCTCCAGCGCGCTGGCCTCCAAGGCCACGGGCTACCCCATCGCCAAGGTCGCCGCGAAGCTGGCGCTGGGCTACACGCTGGACGAGCTGCGCAACGACATCACCCGCGACACCCCGGCCTCGTTCGAGCCCACCATCGACTACGTGGTGGTGAAGATTCCCCGCTTCGCCTTCGAGAAGTTCCCCAAGGCCAACCGCACGCTCACCACGAGCATGCGCTCGGTGGGCGAGGTGATGGCCATGGGCCGCACCTTCACCGAGGCGTACATGAAGGCGCTGCGCTCCATGGAGCTGGGGCGCCTGGAGCTGGAGTCCCCGGAGCTGCCCACGGAGAAGGAGGAGCGCGAGAAGGTGCTGCGCGAGGCCCTCCGGGTGCCGCGCCCCGAGCGCCCCTGGTTCGTGGCGCAGGCCTTCCGCGAGGGGCTCTCGGTGGAGCAGGTGCACGAGCTGTCGGCGATCGATCCCTGGTTCCTGCGGAAGATCGAAGGCCTGGTGCACCGCGCGCAGGCGCTCCAGGAGTTCGGCCGGCTGGACCAGATTCCCGACGAGGTGCTGCGCGAGGCCAAGGCGAACGGCTTCTCGGACAAGTACCTGGGGCAGCTGCTGGGCTACCCGGAGGCGGAGGTGCGCGCGCACCGGCACGCCCGGGGCATCCGGCCCGTGTACAAGCGCGTGGACACGTGCGCCGCGGAGTTCGAGGCGTACACGCCCTACCTGTACTCCACCTACGAGGAGGAGGACGAGGCGCCCCCCACCGAGCGCCAGAAGGTGCTCATCCTGGGCAGCGGCCCCATCCGCATCGGCCAGGGCATCGAGTTCGACTACTGCTGCGTGCACGCCGCGTTCGCGCTGCGCGAGGCGGGGTACGAGACGGTGATGGTCAACTGCAACCCGGAGACGGTGTCCACCGACTACGACACGTCGGACCGCCTGTACTTCGAGCCGCTGACCATCGAGGACGTGCTGGAGGTGTCCCAGCGCGAGAAGCCCATCGGCGCCATCGTCCAGTTCGGCGGGCAGACGCCGCTGAAGCTCAGCGTGCCCTTGGAGAAGGGCGGCCTGCCCATCCTCGGCACCTCGCCGGACGCCATCGACCGGGCCGAGGACCGCGAGCGCTTCGCGGCGCTCATCGAGAAGCTGGGGCTGACGCAGCCGGAGAACGGCGTGGCGCGCAGCCACGAGGAGGCGTTCCGCATCGCCGAGCGCATCGGCTACCCCGTCATGGTGCGCCCCTCCTACGTGCTGGGCGGCCGGGCGATGGAGTCCGTGTACGACGCCTCCAGCCTGGAGCGGTACATGCGCGAGGCGGTGAGCGCCTCCCCGGAGCACCCGGTGCTCATCGACCGCTTCCTCAAGGACGCCATCGAGGTGGACCTGGACCTGGTGGCCGACCGCACCGGGGCGGTGCTGGTGGGCGGGGTGCTGGAGCACATCCAGGAGGCCGGCGTGCACTCGGGCGATGCCGCGGCCACGCTGCCGCCGCACTCGCTCTCGCCGGACCTGGTGGAGCGGATGAAGGACCAGGCCACCTCCCTGGCCCGCGAGCTGAAAGTGGTCGGGCTGATGAACGTGCAGTTCGCCATCCAGGGGAAGATCATCTACATCCTGGAGGTGAACCCGCGCGCCAGCCGCACCGTGCCGTTCATCTCCAAGGCCACCGGCGTGCCGCTGGCGAAGCTGGCGGCCCTCTGCATGGTGGGCAAGACGCTGGCGGAGCTGGGTCACACCCAGGAGACTGAGTTCAAGCACGTGGCGGTGAAGGAGTCCGTGTTCCCGTTCGCCCGCTTCTCCGGGGTGGACGTCATCCTCGGGCCCGAGATGAAGTCCACGGGCGAGGTGATGGGGCTGGCGGACGACTACCCCTCCGCCTTCGCCAAGAGCCAGCTCGCCGCGGGCGTGAAGCTGCCGCGCTCAGGCCGCGTGTTCATCTCCGTGAAGGACGAGGACAAGCCCGCGGTGGTGGACCTGGCCCGGCGCCTGCGCACGATGGGCTTCGAGCTGGTGGCCACCAGCGGCACCCACGCCTACCTGGCCAAGAAGGGCATCCTGGCCCAGCAGGTGCAGAAGGTGAAGGAGGGCCGGCCCAACATCGTCGACAAGATCGTCGATGGGGCCATCGTGCTCGTCATCAACACCACCTTCGGCAAGCAGGAGATCGCCGACAGCTTCTCCATCCGCCGCGAGGCGCTGATGCACGGCATCCCCTACTACACGACCGTGCAGCAGGCCCGCATGGTGGTGGGCGCCCTGGAGGCCCTGCGGCGCTCGGACCTGAGCGTCAAGCCGCTCCAGGACTACCTGCAGATCGCCCGCTCGCCCTCCCGCTAG
- the coaD gene encoding pantetheine-phosphate adenylyltransferase, with product MPVAIYPGSFDPLTNGHLSLIQRGLKMFDRLIVAIAVNPKKTPLFSLEERKVLIREACQDDRVEVDSFQGLLVEYAKQRQVHVLIRGLRAVSDFEYEFQLANMNRKLAPGIETVFMMTGEDYFYISSQLVREVASLGGDVSGLVPANVNAKLLEKFGHTPPKP from the coding sequence ATGCCGGTGGCCATCTATCCAGGTTCGTTCGATCCGCTCACCAACGGGCACCTCAGCCTCATCCAGCGCGGCCTCAAGATGTTCGACCGGCTCATCGTGGCCATCGCGGTGAACCCCAAGAAGACGCCGCTGTTCTCGCTGGAGGAGCGCAAGGTGCTCATCCGCGAGGCCTGCCAGGATGACCGCGTGGAGGTGGACTCCTTCCAGGGCCTGCTGGTGGAGTACGCCAAGCAGCGCCAGGTGCACGTCCTCATCCGCGGGCTGCGCGCCGTGTCGGACTTCGAGTACGAGTTCCAGCTCGCCAACATGAACCGCAAGCTGGCCCCCGGCATCGAGACCGTCTTCATGATGACGGGCGAGGACTACTTCTACATCTCCTCCCAGCTCGTCCGGGAGGTGGCCTCGCTGGGCGGGGACGTCTCGGGGCTGGTGCCCGCCAACGTGAACGCGAAGCTGCTGGAGAAGTTCGGGCATACCCCGCCCAAGCCCTGA
- the rsmD gene encoding 16S rRNA (guanine(966)-N(2))-methyltransferase RsmD, translating into MRIVAGSARGRALQGPKPTSRHIRPTADRVRETLFNVLGQFLEGQAVLDLYAGTGALGLEALSRGAGRAVLVDSDREAQALCQQNTQALGFSDQVELLSLPVARAVAQLSQQGQAFELIFADPPYAARVVETVLEQVTRSKLLTAGGMLVVEHDKREEAPEGHEGLERVDQRKFGDTVASFYRNP; encoded by the coding sequence ATGCGAATCGTTGCTGGCAGTGCCCGGGGCCGTGCCCTTCAGGGTCCCAAGCCCACCTCCCGGCACATCCGTCCCACGGCGGACCGGGTCCGAGAGACACTCTTCAACGTGCTCGGCCAGTTCCTGGAGGGCCAGGCCGTGTTGGACCTCTACGCGGGCACGGGCGCGCTGGGGCTGGAGGCGCTCTCCCGGGGGGCGGGCCGGGCGGTGCTGGTGGACTCGGACCGCGAGGCCCAGGCCCTGTGCCAGCAGAACACCCAGGCCCTGGGCTTCTCTGACCAGGTGGAGCTGCTGTCCCTGCCGGTGGCGCGGGCGGTGGCGCAGCTCAGCCAGCAGGGCCAGGCCTTCGAGCTCATCTTCGCCGATCCGCCCTATGCGGCGCGGGTGGTGGAGACGGTGCTGGAGCAAGTCACGCGCTCGAAGCTGCTGACGGCCGGGGGCATGCTCGTCGTCGAGCACGACAAGCGCGAGGAGGCGCCCGAGGGCCACGAGGGGCTGGAGCGCGTGGATCAGCGCAAGTTCGGGGACACGGTGGCCAGCTTCTACCGCAATCCTTGA